A single genomic interval of Candidatus Jordarchaeales archaeon harbors:
- a CDS encoding class I SAM-dependent methyltransferase: MSLEGKVKVSLKILRRLRKLIGVSRITNMHFALALSISLEKLGVIDFLREPRSVDDVASFIGNVKRVDLLRKLMSVLEDEGVLERVDERYKVDMARLEVLKEMRVKNQYFRDFEPLTSGFERVMYEVMLDVLRGKEFDFVSPEVATVFYFQNASPLYAFGREMLLELGGGKKLKGSRILDLGCGFGAEPITILNYLDFDCHLICADFFPNVVDECMHTMVKVNGQNKPLKELENVEFVILDPSMEKNFPIPDEHVDAVFCFALLHWSKHPDKILKECARVLKKGGKLMVVTQLKKDGSRVTAADVALKLMGGNKYYTRGEMEKFLLEAGFKDYTIFLSHMIVAEKA; this comes from the coding sequence GTGAGTCTCGAGGGGAAAGTTAAGGTTTCGCTCAAAATACTGAGGAGGCTTAGAAAGCTTATTGGCGTTTCGAGAATTACGAACATGCATTTTGCCTTGGCTCTTTCTATAAGTCTGGAAAAGCTTGGAGTCATCGACTTTCTAAGGGAGCCAAGAAGTGTAGATGACGTCGCGTCGTTCATAGGGAACGTGAAGAGAGTGGATCTGTTAAGAAAGTTAATGAGTGTGCTTGAAGATGAAGGTGTGCTCGAGAGGGTTGATGAGCGCTATAAGGTTGACATGGCTCGGTTAGAGGTGCTTAAGGAGATGAGGGTTAAAAACCAGTATTTCAGGGATTTTGAGCCTTTAACTTCTGGGTTCGAGAGGGTAATGTATGAAGTGATGTTGGACGTGCTTAGGGGAAAGGAGTTTGACTTCGTATCTCCTGAAGTTGCAACAGTATTCTACTTCCAGAACGCCAGCCCACTGTACGCTTTCGGGAGAGAAATGTTGCTTGAGCTCGGCGGTGGAAAGAAACTTAAGGGAAGCAGAATTCTAGATTTGGGCTGCGGCTTCGGAGCTGAACCGATAACCATACTGAACTACCTCGACTTCGACTGTCACCTGATATGCGCAGACTTTTTCCCAAACGTGGTTGACGAGTGCATGCACACCATGGTGAAAGTTAACGGGCAGAATAAGCCACTTAAGGAACTGGAAAACGTCGAGTTTGTGATACTCGACCCGTCAATGGAGAAGAATTTCCCCATACCGGACGAACATGTAGACGCTGTCTTTTGCTTCGCGCTTCTCCACTGGAGTAAGCACCCAGACAAGATACTAAAGGAGTGCGCAAGGGTGCTAAAGAAAGGCGGGAAACTCATGGTGGTAACTCAGTTGAAGAAGGATGGTAGCCGGGTTACAGCAGCGGACGTAGCGCTTAAACTAATGGGGGGAAACAAGTATTACACGAGAGGGGAAATGGAGAAATTCCTGCTGGAAGCCGGTTTCAAAGACTACACGATCTTCCTATCGCACATGATAGTAGCTGAAAAAGCATGA
- a CDS encoding pyridoxal phosphate-dependent aminotransferase: MRLASRMSTLPPSGTIGMLEIARRMEKEGRKIIHLEVGEPDFDTPSHVKAAAVRALEEGFVKYTESKGILELRKAIALKVMEKSGCEVDVEEIIVTPGAKHAIFCAILALLEPGEEVVIPSPAWPTYKDITRFAGGVPREIPLSEDYSLNEEALKEAITSKTKMVILNSPNNPTGGVISGEEMKAVVDLAVDHGFYIMSDEIYDDLTYDGFKQTSILSFEEARDISVLIHGFSKSYAMTGWRIGYAVAPKDLVNAMSKIQQNTTTCAASFVQKAALEALTGPQECVEEMRKEYDKRRRALVKALNEIDGVHCPTPKGAFYVFPDISAYVKDSVRFAERLLVEKGVCVTPGKVFGLGGEGHVRISYAASMESILEGVERMRELLLSMKEG; the protein is encoded by the coding sequence TTGAGACTTGCCAGCAGGATGTCCACCCTCCCCCCTTCAGGAACTATTGGAATGCTGGAGATTGCGCGGCGCATGGAGAAAGAAGGGAGAAAAATTATCCACTTGGAAGTGGGGGAGCCCGACTTCGACACCCCTAGCCACGTAAAGGCTGCAGCCGTTAGGGCGCTCGAAGAGGGCTTCGTTAAGTACACTGAGAGCAAAGGTATACTCGAGCTGAGGAAGGCCATAGCGCTCAAGGTCATGGAGAAGTCCGGGTGCGAGGTTGACGTGGAAGAGATAATTGTGACGCCCGGCGCGAAGCACGCTATTTTCTGCGCCATCCTGGCCTTACTCGAACCGGGCGAAGAGGTGGTCATTCCAAGCCCCGCCTGGCCCACGTACAAGGACATAACGCGCTTCGCCGGCGGGGTGCCGCGTGAAATCCCACTAAGTGAAGACTACTCCTTGAACGAAGAGGCGCTTAAAGAAGCCATCACCAGTAAGACGAAAATGGTCATACTTAACTCCCCTAACAACCCTACCGGCGGAGTAATAAGTGGAGAAGAGATGAAGGCTGTAGTCGACTTAGCTGTTGACCACGGATTCTACATAATGTCCGATGAAATATACGACGACCTAACATACGACGGTTTCAAGCAGACGAGCATTCTAAGCTTCGAGGAGGCGAGGGACATCTCTGTGCTGATACACGGGTTCTCCAAGAGCTACGCCATGACTGGGTGGAGGATAGGCTACGCTGTTGCTCCGAAAGATCTGGTGAACGCTATGTCCAAGATACAACAGAACACAACCACGTGTGCCGCAAGCTTCGTCCAAAAGGCCGCCCTGGAAGCTCTTACAGGACCACAGGAGTGCGTTGAGGAGATGAGGAAGGAGTACGACAAGCGTCGCCGCGCACTGGTCAAAGCCCTAAACGAGATAGACGGCGTCCACTGCCCAACGCCGAAAGGCGCCTTCTACGTTTTCCCCGACATTTCAGCCTACGTCAAAGACAGCGTGCGTTTCGCTGAAAGGCTTCTAGTGGAGAAAGGCGTCTGCGTAACGCCTGGAAAAGTGTTCGGGTTGGGTGGCGAGGGACACGTGAGGATAAGTTACGCCGCATCCATGGAAAGCATACTTGAAGGCGTGGAGCGGATGCGCGAGCTTTTGCTGTCGATGAAGGAGGGGTGA
- a CDS encoding radical SAM protein: MEGCWTSGLTSSVEVLKSTLDNRFVRFMLRRFVGWCEKDGARRLRVALELFSGVRRSACYTCSHLVRPIVEWAIKKGGEAFGVSDDELRRRFRNAYWCTGLMDVILGIAKFGVRKPFVPGAPFLVVWDYTYACNLKCKHCYASAGVPLEDEMNFEEKLRVARSLANAGVTAIAFSGGEPLIKKDIFTLMKELRDMGVFVAVATNGTLITREMARMLKEAGVGFVQVSLDGSAPEVHDNFRGVTGAYEKALQGIKNCIEEGLFVEVSTTATKINYGEISRIADLCEELGVNWYMVFNFVPTGRGRFIIENDLTPDEREELLTYLWKRMRKGGKVEYLSTAPQFARVALQQEGDVKKIPGHFYNPELYGQLESLGEFIGGCGAGRMYAALKPNGLLQPCVFMPLTVGNLREDSFEELWSEHPVFETLRDRDRLKENCRSCPYRDYCGGCRARAYGYFGDITAPDPGCVRNKEFFEAVRKMN, encoded by the coding sequence ATGGAGGGGTGTTGGACGAGCGGTCTCACGAGTAGTGTTGAAGTTCTAAAGTCTACTCTTGATAACAGGTTTGTGAGGTTTATGCTTAGGAGGTTTGTTGGATGGTGCGAGAAGGATGGAGCAAGAAGGTTAAGGGTTGCGTTAGAGCTGTTTTCTGGTGTGAGGAGGAGCGCTTGTTACACTTGCAGCCATCTCGTGAGGCCTATTGTGGAGTGGGCTATTAAGAAAGGGGGTGAAGCTTTCGGAGTATCGGACGATGAGTTGAGAAGGCGTTTCCGCAACGCTTACTGGTGCACTGGTTTGATGGATGTCATTTTGGGGATAGCTAAGTTCGGAGTCAGGAAACCGTTTGTCCCAGGAGCACCTTTCCTAGTCGTTTGGGATTACACTTACGCGTGCAACTTGAAGTGCAAGCACTGTTATGCTTCTGCAGGTGTACCATTGGAGGACGAAATGAACTTTGAGGAGAAGCTGCGTGTTGCGAGAAGCTTGGCAAACGCCGGGGTTACCGCTATAGCGTTCTCCGGCGGTGAGCCGCTTATCAAAAAAGACATATTCACCTTGATGAAGGAGCTAAGGGATATGGGGGTCTTCGTCGCTGTCGCCACCAATGGTACGCTCATAACAAGGGAGATGGCGAGGATGCTGAAGGAGGCTGGAGTCGGCTTTGTTCAAGTGAGCCTTGACGGCAGCGCACCAGAAGTGCACGACAACTTCAGGGGCGTGACTGGAGCTTACGAGAAGGCGCTCCAAGGCATAAAGAACTGCATTGAGGAGGGATTGTTCGTCGAAGTTTCAACCACAGCGACGAAAATTAACTACGGCGAGATAAGTAGGATCGCAGACCTCTGCGAGGAGCTAGGCGTAAACTGGTACATGGTGTTCAACTTCGTACCGACAGGGAGAGGACGCTTCATAATCGAGAACGATTTAACTCCAGACGAGAGAGAAGAGCTTCTAACATATCTTTGGAAGAGGATGCGTAAAGGAGGAAAAGTAGAGTACCTTTCAACGGCCCCACAGTTTGCCAGAGTGGCACTCCAGCAGGAAGGGGATGTGAAGAAGATACCGGGGCATTTCTACAATCCTGAGCTGTACGGGCAGTTAGAGAGCCTCGGCGAGTTCATAGGTGGGTGTGGAGCCGGACGCATGTACGCGGCCCTAAAGCCGAACGGACTGCTTCAGCCATGCGTCTTTATGCCACTCACCGTTGGCAACTTGAGAGAAGACTCCTTCGAGGAACTCTGGAGCGAACACCCAGTTTTCGAAACACTCAGGGATAGGGATAGGCTTAAGGAGAACTGTAGGTCTTGCCCCTACAGAGATTACTGCGGCGGATGCAGGGCGAGAGCTTATGGTTACTTTGGCGACATAACAGCTCCAGACCCCGGATGCGTAAGGAACAAGGAATTCTTCGAAGCCGTCAGAAAGATGAACTAA
- a CDS encoding thiolase domain-containing protein — MRRVAVVGVGHSKFGRRDDVNLGELAFESIKPALEDAGLAPEDIPLLVVGNAGFCEEMLPAVAIADYAELYNAELMRVEAACATSSAALAAAYNAVSSGKVDIAMVVGCEKMTELDTPYIVELIGRSGFFFWEFQHFGLTFPGYYALHATAYMNQYGATEEHLAMVAVKNHKYAVTNPYAQFRQEITIEQVLKSPYIAWPLKLFDCCPITDGSATVILAAEEQAKKLTDTPVWVEAIEGCAGSANLSKRESFVGLKAAQVAAERAFKRAKITPDKIDVANVHDCFTIAELMAMEDIGFCGRGEAYKLVEEGQTYIGGKIPINVDGGLKAKGHPIGATGTSMIYSLTKQLRGEYIKSNQAPIKHGYALAHNVGGTGHYAYITILSRK, encoded by the coding sequence ATGAGAAGGGTAGCTGTAGTAGGAGTAGGTCACTCGAAGTTTGGTAGAAGGGACGACGTCAACCTGGGCGAGCTGGCGTTCGAGTCGATCAAGCCAGCCTTAGAGGATGCCGGACTAGCGCCCGAGGACATACCCCTCCTCGTGGTCGGCAACGCTGGCTTCTGCGAGGAAATGCTCCCCGCGGTGGCAATAGCGGACTATGCTGAACTCTATAACGCCGAGCTGATGAGGGTTGAAGCCGCATGCGCTACCTCGTCAGCTGCTCTTGCCGCGGCATACAACGCTGTCTCAAGCGGGAAGGTCGACATAGCGATGGTCGTCGGCTGTGAGAAGATGACCGAGCTCGACACACCGTACATCGTAGAACTCATAGGGAGGTCGGGCTTCTTCTTCTGGGAGTTCCAACACTTTGGCCTAACATTCCCCGGCTACTACGCGTTGCACGCGACAGCCTACATGAACCAGTACGGTGCAACGGAAGAACATCTCGCGATGGTCGCCGTTAAAAACCACAAGTACGCTGTGACCAACCCGTACGCTCAGTTCAGGCAGGAAATAACAATAGAGCAAGTGCTCAAGTCACCCTACATAGCCTGGCCTCTGAAGCTCTTCGACTGCTGCCCGATAACAGATGGTTCAGCCACAGTGATACTAGCAGCCGAGGAGCAGGCCAAGAAGCTGACTGACACACCGGTCTGGGTAGAAGCTATCGAAGGATGCGCCGGCTCAGCTAATCTAAGCAAGAGGGAGAGCTTCGTGGGGCTCAAGGCGGCTCAAGTAGCGGCGGAAAGGGCGTTTAAGAGGGCGAAGATAACGCCGGACAAGATTGACGTGGCGAACGTCCACGACTGCTTCACGATAGCGGAGCTCATGGCCATGGAGGACATAGGCTTCTGTGGGCGTGGCGAAGCCTACAAGCTCGTCGAGGAAGGACAAACGTACATTGGCGGAAAGATCCCGATAAACGTTGACGGCGGCCTCAAAGCTAAAGGGCACCCGATAGGCGCAACGGGCACAAGTATGATATACAGCCTGACGAAGCAGTTGAGAGGAGAGTACATAAAGAGCAACCAGGCCCCGATAAAGCACGGCTACGCGCTCGCCCACAACGTCGGAGGGACTGGACACTACGCGTATATAACAATCTTAAGCCGGAAGTAG
- a CDS encoding CocE/NonD family hydrolase yields MIFEKNVEIPVRDGRKLRGDIFRPNAPGKFPVIMAEAPYPRYLNVLPGVDDNGGVKTRFQQFEQANPDYWVPRGYVYISFNTSGYGGSQGCTGALDFQEIRDYYDAIEWAASQPWSNGNVGLFGISWYAMSQYWVAGLHPPHLKAIVPWEGLTDPYRDIAYRGGILSRFGFLFGVMLQLIANNPFVAKKYLKMLLTHPYFDEIWEYGMSGRSPDNPGILALHLIEVPMLSVGNLGDPDLHLRGNVNAFVHARSPKKKLVLYSGTHWGSAYQPWANRMVLRFFDHYLKGVDTGIDKEPAVDVHLRTGSNTFTHVYGNTWPLENTQWVKLYLDARDRTLKFEEPTENASVKAEWRKDPVAGSSRQVTFLTEPLPRDIAVVGPLVAHLWISTLSQDVDLTVEVRDFDEKGRETRFGYVFADSPDEPVTRGWLRASMRALDPERSKPHQPFYLFKRNDWLTPGVPVAVDVEIWPTAMLFKAGHRIGLTIHCGPYKRKGEAYSRRRLFSFLSSLILRGSMYQSFSPKCKDTFIHTGPDYLSWLELPVIPPDPTPTHQIIIQDNGFIPERVTGNIGDRFEWTNVGEDYHSVTESSGLNLWDSQLIRGKRSHYIETWWTKIPWAGTFEYRDMVSGMRGTIEIPDRIVSITGAKVEVELGTLLPPDGVGFDVQLQVGDGDWRTIREGIRDLRITITDLSPGTYAIRSRLRSLDQAKTTCCTGWSPPVKFKV; encoded by the coding sequence GTGATTTTTGAAAAGAATGTGGAAATCCCCGTGCGAGATGGGAGGAAACTGCGTGGGGATATTTTCCGCCCTAATGCACCAGGAAAATTTCCAGTGATCATGGCTGAGGCTCCCTATCCGCGCTACCTTAATGTACTGCCCGGCGTTGATGATAACGGGGGCGTGAAAACGAGATTTCAGCAATTTGAGCAGGCTAATCCAGACTACTGGGTGCCGCGAGGATATGTGTATATCTCTTTTAATACCAGTGGCTATGGGGGCTCGCAGGGGTGCACAGGTGCCCTAGACTTCCAAGAGATCCGAGATTATTATGATGCTATCGAGTGGGCGGCCAGCCAACCGTGGAGCAACGGCAACGTCGGGCTGTTTGGCATTTCTTGGTATGCCATGTCCCAGTACTGGGTAGCTGGATTACATCCCCCACACCTAAAGGCCATTGTTCCTTGGGAGGGTCTCACCGACCCGTACAGGGATATCGCTTACAGGGGCGGAATCCTTTCTAGGTTCGGCTTCCTCTTCGGGGTTATGTTGCAACTAATCGCTAACAACCCCTTTGTTGCTAAGAAATACCTGAAAATGCTACTCACTCATCCTTACTTCGACGAGATCTGGGAATATGGCATGTCCGGGCGAAGCCCCGACAATCCAGGAATCCTCGCACTCCACCTCATCGAGGTGCCTATGCTTTCAGTGGGCAACCTCGGAGATCCCGATTTACACCTCCGCGGTAACGTTAACGCCTTCGTTCATGCACGAAGCCCTAAGAAGAAGTTAGTCTTGTATAGTGGAACCCATTGGGGCTCTGCCTACCAACCTTGGGCCAACCGCATGGTGCTGAGATTCTTCGACCACTACCTAAAGGGCGTAGACACCGGCATCGATAAGGAACCAGCAGTTGATGTGCACCTGCGCACTGGGTCAAACACTTTCACTCACGTTTATGGGAATACTTGGCCGTTAGAGAATACGCAGTGGGTTAAGCTGTATCTGGACGCCAGGGACCGAACTCTGAAATTTGAGGAACCAACCGAGAACGCTTCCGTGAAGGCAGAATGGCGCAAGGATCCGGTGGCAGGGAGCAGCCGCCAGGTTACATTCTTAACCGAACCTTTACCTCGAGACATAGCCGTAGTAGGACCATTAGTCGCCCACCTATGGATATCCACACTTTCCCAGGATGTAGATCTCACAGTCGAGGTGCGCGACTTCGACGAAAAAGGGCGTGAAACGCGCTTTGGCTATGTTTTCGCCGACTCACCCGACGAACCGGTCACCCGTGGTTGGCTGCGTGCGTCCATGCGGGCTTTAGACCCGGAGCGCTCTAAGCCTCATCAGCCTTTCTATCTCTTTAAACGGAACGATTGGTTGACTCCTGGTGTGCCCGTGGCCGTGGACGTCGAGATCTGGCCCACAGCAATGCTCTTCAAGGCCGGCCACCGCATTGGGCTAACCATCCACTGTGGTCCCTACAAGCGAAAGGGCGAGGCTTACTCTCGTAGGAGACTGTTTTCTTTCCTTTCATCCCTCATTTTGAGAGGTTCCATGTACCAGTCGTTCTCGCCAAAATGCAAGGATACCTTTATCCATACGGGACCAGACTATCTTTCATGGCTGGAACTACCAGTTATCCCCCCTGACCCAACACCCACCCACCAGATAATAATCCAAGATAACGGCTTCATACCCGAGCGAGTGACGGGCAATATAGGTGACCGCTTCGAGTGGACCAACGTCGGTGAAGATTACCACTCGGTTACCGAGTCCAGCGGCTTAAACCTTTGGGACTCTCAGCTCATAAGAGGGAAGCGCTCACACTACATAGAGACTTGGTGGACAAAAATACCTTGGGCCGGCACCTTTGAATACCGTGACATGGTCTCCGGGATGCGGGGAACCATAGAGATACCTGACCGTATAGTATCCATTACAGGCGCCAAAGTAGAAGTAGAACTAGGTACGTTGCTTCCACCTGACGGTGTGGGCTTTGATGTCCAACTTCAAGTGGGCGACGGAGACTGGAGAACCATACGAGAAGGTATCCGCGATCTACGCATCACCATCACCGATCTCTCTCCTGGGACCTATGCCATCCGCTCACGCTTACGCAGTCTAGACCAAGCGAAGACAACGTGTTGCACCGGCTGGTCACCACCTGTGAAATTCAAAGTATAA
- a CDS encoding adenylate kinase family protein: MEIQLIVISGTPGTGKTTLASIVSRMTGVRWVSLGDLVKEKGLFLGVDEERGSLIADVEKLVPEVERLAVDAGGRLIVEGHYADVMPDDWVEEAVVLRTHPRELWRRLAERGWSENKIRENVQAEILGVCTYDAVEAYGWEKVYEVDTTLKTPDESAKEVLEIISGMGERYRVGRINWLRQLEKEGELEKYFN; the protein is encoded by the coding sequence ATGGAAATACAGCTAATAGTGATCAGCGGCACACCGGGGACGGGGAAAACCACGCTTGCCAGCATAGTTTCCAGGATGACAGGGGTTAGGTGGGTTAGCCTAGGCGACCTCGTCAAAGAGAAAGGACTTTTTCTCGGAGTCGACGAGGAGAGGGGCAGCCTTATTGCCGACGTGGAGAAGCTGGTGCCCGAAGTAGAGCGCCTAGCGGTCGACGCCGGAGGCCGGCTTATTGTTGAGGGACACTATGCCGACGTGATGCCGGATGACTGGGTTGAAGAAGCCGTCGTTTTGAGAACGCACCCAAGGGAGTTGTGGAGGCGGCTCGCCGAAAGAGGGTGGAGCGAAAATAAGATCCGCGAAAACGTGCAAGCCGAAATACTGGGGGTGTGCACTTACGACGCTGTCGAAGCATACGGATGGGAGAAAGTTTACGAAGTAGACACCACGCTAAAAACGCCGGACGAGTCGGCTAAAGAAGTACTGGAAATAATCTCTGGAATGGGGGAAAGGTATCGCGTTGGAAGAATAAACTGGCTCCGCCAGCTTGAAAAAGAGGGCGAACTCGAAAAGTACTTCAACTGA
- a CDS encoding TIM barrel protein, protein MDKLHFGPAGIPLALTKKRNVVDGVRMVVELGLDAMELEFVYGVKMPLEVADEVRSVAREAGVALTAHGPYYINLNSREKEKVEASVKRILDTARVAYAAGASSITFHAATYMKDPPEKVYDKVRDCLKSVVKTLRDEGVEVWVRPETTGKSSQFGSLQELVQLSKEVEMVLPCIDFAHIHARTGGKYNSREEFAEILSYVESELGKECLSNMHIHVSGIEYTGKGEQNHVNLQESDLKYLELVEVWKEFNVKGVVISESPNLEGDAILLKNLYYK, encoded by the coding sequence TTGGACAAGCTGCACTTCGGCCCAGCGGGGATACCCTTAGCTTTGACTAAGAAGAGGAACGTAGTCGACGGTGTAAGAATGGTCGTCGAGCTGGGCCTCGACGCTATGGAGCTCGAGTTCGTCTACGGGGTTAAAATGCCCCTGGAAGTGGCCGACGAAGTTAGGTCGGTCGCAAGGGAGGCGGGTGTCGCGCTCACCGCGCACGGCCCGTACTACATAAACTTGAACTCTAGGGAGAAAGAGAAGGTTGAGGCGAGCGTTAAGAGGATCCTTGACACGGCGAGGGTGGCTTACGCCGCCGGCGCCTCGTCCATAACCTTCCACGCCGCCACCTACATGAAAGACCCACCAGAAAAGGTTTACGACAAGGTTAGGGACTGCCTTAAAAGCGTTGTCAAGACTCTAAGAGACGAGGGCGTAGAGGTCTGGGTGAGGCCGGAGACTACTGGCAAGTCGTCGCAGTTTGGCAGCCTCCAGGAATTGGTGCAGCTGAGCAAGGAGGTTGAAATGGTCCTGCCATGCATAGACTTCGCCCACATTCACGCCAGAACAGGGGGCAAATACAACTCTAGGGAGGAGTTCGCAGAGATACTCTCATATGTTGAGAGTGAGCTCGGAAAAGAGTGTCTCAGCAACATGCACATCCATGTGTCTGGAATAGAGTACACTGGGAAGGGGGAGCAGAACCACGTCAACCTTCAAGAGTCGGACCTAAAATACTTGGAGCTCGTCGAGGTATGGAAGGAGTTCAACGTGAAAGGTGTAGTGATATCCGAAAGCCCGAACCTAGAAGGGGACGCCATACTCCTGAAAAACCTCTACTATAAATAA
- a CDS encoding Zn-ribbon domain-containing OB-fold protein gives MSKKEEKPYILSRPLTLIYKLPISKTLPFWEGLKQGKFMTTKCKKCGRITFPPQADCPSCYSSEVEWVELSKEAELVTATAIMVKPSSFAQEETYIVAVAKLKEGPKAVGWLKGVKPDPAELKEKIKPGMKLKVETIVPKEGSPYYVFVPA, from the coding sequence TTGTCTAAGAAGGAGGAGAAGCCTTACATACTTTCAAGGCCTCTCACCCTGATCTACAAGCTGCCTATAAGCAAGACACTACCTTTCTGGGAGGGTCTCAAGCAGGGCAAATTCATGACAACGAAGTGCAAGAAGTGCGGCAGGATAACTTTCCCGCCCCAAGCTGACTGCCCAAGCTGCTATTCTTCAGAGGTCGAGTGGGTCGAGCTTAGCAAGGAGGCTGAACTCGTAACGGCGACGGCCATCATGGTTAAACCGTCCTCATTCGCCCAGGAGGAAACGTACATAGTTGCTGTGGCGAAGCTGAAGGAGGGACCGAAAGCCGTAGGCTGGCTTAAAGGGGTAAAGCCAGACCCAGCAGAGCTCAAAGAAAAAATTAAGCCCGGCATGAAGCTAAAAGTGGAAACAATAGTGCCAAAAGAAGGCAGCCCATACTACGTCTTCGTTCCAGCGTAA
- a CDS encoding MFS transporter has product MAFKGTKFVLTLMIIIGTLGPIGGNLIIPMIPVLKNEFYTDISVIMLSVTLFMIPSALVQFFSGSLSDVYGRRPPIVAGLVTYGLSFLLASATSNIWWFVATRILQGVGSALATPVLIAVIGDLTDETNRGRWMGFYSSALRAGIALASFVGGVMAYQWRLLFVVMGVLGLVVAACSWICLGGLKGERGSGGEMIKNMKEVARNKGVLALSAAGFITFFSYVALISITSDVLTSFPYFMDPSSVGLILSVSGIAGVISASLAGFIADKFGRKAISSAGAVIASLSLLALAAVTLYPSPLFPFYYIPNVLGQEIERVGFQMLVSLSLFQSFLRAATAEAFMHFIVLMSIMGVGISFTWPALLALSVEIIPPRQRGAASSLFNGMRFLGYAVAPTMFTPIYLNAGLDAALLLSSLMLGLVIVMVHVATGSQAKPVGETEDRSKHTPQ; this is encoded by the coding sequence ATGGCATTTAAGGGAACAAAGTTTGTGTTGACACTCATGATAATTATAGGTACACTGGGCCCTATAGGTGGGAACCTGATTATCCCCATGATTCCTGTCTTGAAGAACGAGTTTTACACTGACATATCTGTGATAATGCTTTCGGTCACGCTTTTCATGATTCCATCTGCACTCGTCCAGTTTTTCTCGGGCAGCCTGTCGGATGTTTACGGTAGGAGGCCACCTATAGTAGCTGGACTGGTCACTTATGGTTTAAGTTTTCTCCTTGCATCCGCAACGAGCAACATATGGTGGTTTGTGGCGACGAGAATCCTGCAAGGTGTCGGAAGTGCGCTTGCAACACCAGTCCTAATAGCCGTTATAGGAGACCTGACGGACGAGACGAACAGAGGGAGGTGGATGGGGTTTTATAGCTCGGCTTTGAGAGCAGGCATAGCTCTTGCCTCGTTTGTGGGTGGGGTAATGGCATACCAGTGGAGACTGCTATTCGTCGTGATGGGGGTTTTAGGCTTGGTAGTCGCAGCCTGCTCTTGGATTTGCCTAGGAGGGTTAAAAGGCGAGAGAGGCTCGGGAGGCGAGATGATAAAGAACATGAAGGAAGTTGCGAGGAACAAGGGAGTTCTCGCCCTGAGCGCTGCCGGGTTTATAACATTTTTCTCCTACGTTGCCCTCATATCTATAACGTCGGACGTGCTCACGAGCTTCCCATACTTCATGGATCCCAGCTCGGTTGGACTCATACTCTCAGTGAGCGGGATCGCCGGGGTTATCTCTGCCTCTCTAGCAGGGTTCATAGCGGACAAGTTTGGCAGGAAGGCCATTTCATCGGCGGGCGCTGTCATAGCGTCTCTCTCCCTGCTAGCTCTTGCCGCCGTCACACTATACCCGTCACCTCTCTTCCCATTCTACTACATACCCAACGTACTCGGACAAGAGATTGAAAGAGTTGGCTTTCAGATGCTCGTCTCCCTGTCCTTATTCCAGAGCTTTCTAAGGGCGGCCACTGCGGAAGCCTTCATGCACTTCATAGTTTTGATGAGCATAATGGGGGTCGGAATATCCTTCACCTGGCCAGCCCTGCTCGCCCTCTCCGTAGAAATCATCCCTCCACGTCAAAGAGGGGCTGCATCGTCACTCTTTAACGGTATGAGGTTCCTCGGCTACGCCGTAGCGCCGACAATGTTTACGCCTATATATCTCAACGCCGGGCTGGACGCAGCGCTCCTCCTCAGCTCTCTAATGCTAGGCCTAGTGATCGTGATGGTTCACGTAGCAACAGGCAGCCAAGCTAAACCGGTCGGAGAGACAGAAGACCGCTCGAAGCACACGCCGCAGTGA